A window of the Henckelia pumila isolate YLH828 chromosome 3, ASM3356847v2, whole genome shotgun sequence genome harbors these coding sequences:
- the LOC140889435 gene encoding uncharacterized protein, protein MDKAWMSKNRLSHEYEVGVESFLQFAMQNANDPNEIPCPCTRCGNLQMKDVRTIRAHLCSNGMDLTYHTWIWHGERSTVKNPMNDSDQVGPDEHKYFAEKTIDMVHDAYDSYAENPSQFHKILEDAEKPLYSGCTKFTKLTTLVKLFNLKAKYSWSDKSFTDLLSLLGEMLPDHNEFPLSYYDAKKSFSALGMNYVKIHACSNDCILYRKEFEDLSNCPICGMSRWKLGNNFVVNEGTPAKVLWYFPPIPRFQRLFRNKEVSKELTWHADKRICDGYLRHPADSPAWKVVDHKWPDFASESRNLRLAISADGINPHSLMSSAYSCWPVVMITYNLPPWLCMKRKFMMLTLLISGPKQPGNDIDIYLAPLVDDLKCLWEIGVDAYDAYRKEYFSLRAVLLWTINDFPAYGNMSGCVVKEYQACPICGEETYSTRLKHSRKMSYTGHRRFLPRNHPYRRQKKLLMGNKSLTPHQNH, encoded by the coding sequence ATGGACAAAGCTTGGATGTCAAAGAATAGATTATCACATGAATATGAGGTTGGGGTAGAATCTTTTCTGCAATTTGCAATGCAAAATGCCAACGATCCAAATGAAATACCTTGCCCCTGCACAAGATGTGGTAATCTACAAATGAAAGATGTTCGCACTATAAGGGCACATTTGTGTTCTAATGGCATGGATTTAACATATCATACATGGATTTGGCACGGGGAAAGATCTACGGTCAAGAACCCAATGAATGATAGTGATCAAGTAGGACCAGATGAACACAAATATTTTGCCGAGAAAACTATAGATATGGTACATGATGCATATGATAGCTATGCTGAGAATCCAAGCCAATTTCATAAGATACTTGAAGATGCCGAGAAACCTTTATACTCTGGATGCACAAAATTTACAAAGTTAACAACACttgtgaaattatttaatttgaaagcAAAATATAGTTGGAGCGATAAAAGTTTCACTGACTTGCTAAGTTTGTTAGGAGAAATGCTTCCTGATCACAATGAATTTCCTTTATCCTACTATGATGCAAAGAAAAGCTTCAGTGCATTAggaatgaattatgtgaaaataCATGCTTGCTCTAATGATTGTATCTTGTACCGGAAAGAGTTTGAGGACTTGTCCAATTGTCCTATTTGCGGTATGTCTAGGTGGAAGTTGGGTAATAATTTTGTGGTGAATGAAGGTACTCCTGCAAAGGTTCTTTGGTACTTCCCACCTATTCCTAGATTTCAAAGATTATTTCGGAACAAAGAGGTGTCTAAAGAGTTAACTTGgcatgctgataaaagaatttGTGATGGATACTTGCGTCATCCAGCTGATTCGCCGGCTTGGAAAGTAGTGGATCACAAATGGCCGGATTTTGCATCGGAGTCAAGAAATCTTAGATTGGCCATATCAGCAGATGGGATCAATCCCCATAGTTTGATGAGTTCTGCATATAGCTGTTGGCCAGTTGTGATGATCACTTACAACCTTCCTCCATGGTTGTGTATGAAGAGAAAATTTATGATGCTGACTTTATTGATTTCTGGACCCAAACAACCTGGAAATGATATTGACATTTATTTAGCACCTCTAGTTGATGACTTAAAATGTTTATGGGAGATAGGTGTTGATGCATATGATGCATATCGGAAAGAATATTTCTCGCTCAGAGCTGTCTTACTATGGACAATCAATGATTTTCCTGCTTATGGGAACATGTCAGGTTGTGTTGTGAAAGAATATCAAGCATGCCCTATCTGTGGGGAAGAAACATATTCGACCAGGTTGAAGCATAGTAGAAAAATGTCATATACAGGTCATCGAAGGTTTCTTCCTAGAAATCATCCTTACCGAAGgcaaaaaaaacttttaatggGAAACAAGAGTTTAACCCCGCACCAAAACCATTAA